One window of the Podospora pseudocomata strain CBS 415.72m chromosome 7, whole genome shotgun sequence genome contains the following:
- the SSL2 gene encoding DNA repair helicase RAD25 (BUSCO:EOG09260HSP; COG:L; EggNog:ENOG503NTVF) produces MPPKRKAPGTQGAAAKAGRTSALSTPGPGTPRSLDSSMMSEEDEDFLNDEDVDEAQKQREDMLAKEADQFVNKWALTSKNVDGGEEAGQRTYDAASQYFKKRDYSHYQLKPDHQNRPLWIEPDGTIVLERFSPLSEQATDFLITIAEPKSRPSLLHEYRITTHSLYAAVSIGLRPQDIINTLDRFLKTPLPPRILNFISSCTQSYGKVKLVLKNNKYFVESVDTQLLQKLLADPQIRAARISGTTDISTSYAPTMAGLVIPGTKNAAGVHQADLKQGNNQNGEQGQAGAEADVFAALNEEDDDDEKEAVHSFEISDASVETVQKQCLEIGFPILEEYDFRNDNVNPNLEIDLRPNTLIRPYQEKSLSKMFGNGRAKSGIIVLPCGAGKTLVGITAACTIRKGVIVLCTSSMSVVQWRQEFLKWSNINPEDIAVFTADSKNKFSGSTGIIVTTYSMVTNSRERSHDSKKMMDFLRGREWGLMLLDEVHVVPADVFRRVISSIKSHSKLGLTATLLREDDKISHLNFLIGPKLYEANWMELSQQGHIAKVQCAEVWCSMPPEFYDEYLRANSHMKRTLYAMNPRKFQACQYLINYHEARGDKIIVFSDELYSLKQYALKLKKVFIYGGTGQAERMQVLENFQHNPDVNTLFLSKIGDTSLDLPEATCLIQISSHFGSRRQEAQRLGRILRAKRRNDEGFNAFFYSLVSKDTQEMYYSSKRQAFLVDQGYAFKVITQLANINDTPDLAFATPQERRELLQRTLVDNEKGFEQDAETDDLFGKPSGRRGAGGARGRKAGNGVRRTAGTLGELSGGQDMAYIEQNKAANKGLKGKGAGKKADAGGQNSFFKKIQREKEKIKGAR; encoded by the coding sequence ATGCCGCCGAAAAGAAAGGCGCCTGGCACTCAGGGTGCGGCGGCGAAAGCTGGTCGCACCTCGGCGCTCTCAACGCCCGGTCCTGGCACCCCGCGCAGTCTTGATAGCTCCATGATgtccgaggaggatgaggactttTTGAACGacgaggatgtcgatgagGCTCAGAAGCAGCGCGAGGACATGCTCGCGAAGGAGGCGGACCAGTTCGTGAACAAGTGGGCCCTCACCTCCAAGAATGTGGACGGCGGTGAGGAGGCGGGTCAAAGAACCTACGATGCCGCCTCTCAGTACTTCAAGAAGAGAGACTACTCTCACTACCAGCTCAAGCCCGATCACCAGAACCGCCCGCTCTGGATCGAGCCGGACGGGACCATTGTGCTAGAGCGCTTCAGCCCGCTGTCAGAGCAGGCCACAGACTTTCTGATCACCATTGCCGAGCCAAAGTCGCGTCCATCTCTGCTTCACGAGTACCGCATCACAACGCACAGCTTGTATGCCGCTGTGTCGATTGGTCTCAGGCCGCAAGATATCATAAACACGCTCGATCGCTTCCTGAAGACACCGCTGCCTCCCAGGATTCTCAACTTCATTAGCAGTTGTACCCAGAGCTACGGCAAGGTAAAGCTCGTgctcaagaacaacaagtACTTTGTAGAGAGCGTTGATACACAACTGCTTCAGAAGCTGTTGGCTGATCCACAAATTCGTGCAGCCCGCATCTCTGGGACTACTGACATCAGCACCAGCTATGCGCCCACCATGGCCGGCTTGGTCATTCCCGGCACCAAGAACGCTGCCGGCGTCCACCAGGCCGATCTGAAGCAGGGGAATAATCAAAATGGCGAGCAAGGGCAGGCAGGCGCCGAGGCCGATGTCTTTGCTGCCTTgaatgaagaagatgatgatgacgagaagGAAGCCGTTCACTCTTTTGAGATCTCGGATGCCTCGGTCGAAACGGTGCAGAAACAGTGCCTGGAGATCGGCTTCCCAATCCTCGAAGAGTACGACTTCCGAAACGACAATGTGAACCCTAACCTCGAGATTGACCTCCGGCCCAACACTCTGATCCGGCCGTACCAGGAGAAGAGTCTCAGCAAGATGTTTGGCAACGGCAGAGCCAAGAGCGGTATCATTGTCTTGCCTTGCGGAGCGGGCAAAACGTTGGTGGGTATCACGGCTGCTTGTACCATCAGGAAGGGAGTTATTGTCCTCTGCACGAGTTCTATGTCAGTCGTCCAGTGGCGCCAGGAGTTCCTCAAGTGgtccaacatcaacccagaGGACATCGCTGTCTTCACAGCCGACAGCAAGAACAAGTTCTCGGGGAGTACTGGCATCATTGTCACCACATACTCCATGGTGACCAACTCCAGAGAACGGTCTCACGACAgcaagaagatgatggatTTCCTCAGAGGGCGAGAATGGGGTCTGATGCTCCTCGACGAAGTCCACGTCGTCCCCGCCGATGTCTTCCGCCGCGTCATCTCGTCTATCAAGTCGCACTCTAAGCTTGGTCTcaccgccaccctcctccgtGAGGATGACAAGATCTCCCAtctcaacttcctcatcggccccaagctcTATGAGGCCAACTGGATGGAATTATCCCAACAAGGCCACATCGCCAAGGTCCAGTGCGCAGAAGTGTGGTGTTCCATGCCCCCGGAATTCTACGACGAGTATCTCCGCGCCAACTCCCACATGAAGCGCACGCTCTACGCCATGAACCCGAGGAAGTTCCAAGCTTGCCAGTACCTGATCAACTATCACGAAGCGCGCGGCGACAAGATCATCGTCTTCTCTGATGAGCTTTACTCTCTCAAACAGTATGCTCTCAAACTCAAAAAGGTCTTCATCTACGGCGGCACCGGCCAGGCGGAGCGCATGCAAGTCCTCGAAAACTTTCAGCACAATCCCGATGTCAACActctcttcttgtccaagATTGGCGACACCTCCCTCGATCTGCCCGAAGCAACCTGTCTCATCCAGATTTCCTCTCATTTCGGCTCCCGTAGGCAAGAGGCCCAGCGTCTCGGCCGTATCCTACGAGCCAAGCGCCGTAACGATGAAGGCTTCAACGCCTTTTTCTACTCTCTGGTATCGAAAGACACCCAAGAGATGTACTACTCCTCCAAGCGCCAGGCCTTCCTCGTTGATCAGGGGTACGCCTTCAAGGTTATCACTCAGTTAgccaacatcaacgacacGCCCGATCTTGCCTTTGCCACGCCTCAGGAACGCCGGGAGCTTCTTCAACGAACATTGGTCGACAATGAGAAGGGCTTTGAGCAAGACGCCGAGACTGATGATCTGTTTGGGAAGCCCTCTGGCAGGAGAGGTGCTGGGGGTGCCAGGGGAAGGAAGGCTGGGAATGGGGTTAGGAGGACGGCGGGTACGCTTGGGGAGCTGTCGGGTGGGCAGGATATGGCGTATATTGAGCAGAACAAGGCTGCGAATAAGGGGTTGAAGGGCAAGGgggcggggaagaaggcggatgCTGGGGGGCAGAATTCGTTCTTCAAGAAGATtcagagggagaaggaaaagattAAGGGGGCAAGATAA
- the PRO3 gene encoding delta 1-pyrroline-5-carboxylate reductase (EggNog:ENOG503NVU1; COG:E), translating to MSASQTTSSPELTMAVIGCGTMGIAILSGILASLDEKSISPTPSGTSTPLYETTTTPRLPSKFIACVKRPESAKKLKTAFSSYTTPVTILTNSNLPAVQSADIILLACKPYMVNELLSEPSLAPSLSGKLLISILAGVTETQLSQTLTTANGGQPVNCQIVRAMPNTASLIRESMTVIGISNPPLDPETMGTVTWIFKRIGEVVYLPPSNMDVCTSLCGSGPAFFALMLEAAIDGAVAMGLPRAEAQRMAAQTMKGAAGLVLNGDHPALLRDKVSTPGGCTIGGLLVLEEGRVRGTVARAVREATVVASQLGQGVQGVNGTRFPGNNFQ from the exons ATGAGCGCTTCTCaaaccaccagctcccccgAGCTCACCATGGCCGTCATCGGCTGCG GAACAATGGGCATAGCAATCCTCTCCGgcatcctcgcctccctcgaCGAGaaatccatctcccccaccccctccggcacctccacccccctctacgaaacaaccaccaccccccgcctcccctcCAAATTCATCGCCTGCGTCAAACGTCCCGAATCCGCCAAAAAGCTCAAGACTGCCTTCTCCTCCTACACCACCCCGGTAACAATCCTCACAaactccaacctccccgccgtCCAATCCgccgacatcatcctcctggCCTGCAAACCCTACATGGTCAACGAACTCCTCTCCGaaccctccctcgccccctccctcagtGGTAaactcctcatctccatcctcgccggcGTAACCGAAACCCAGctctcccaaaccctcaccaccgccaacggCGGCCAGCCCGTAAACTGCCAAATCGTCCGCGCAATGCCAAACACTGCCTCCCTCATCAGGGAAAGCATGACCGTCATCGGAAtcagcaacccccctcttGACCCCGAGACGATGGGGACGGTTACCTGGATTTTCAAGCGGATTGGCGAGGTGGTCTACCTCCCTCCGTCAAACATGGATGTTTGCACTTCGCTGTGTGGGTCAGGGCCGGCTTTTTTCGCGTTGATGCTTGAGGCTGCTATTGATGGGGCTGTTGCGATGGGTTTGCCGAGGGCGGAGGCGCAGAGGATGGCTGCGCAGACTATGAAGGGGGCTGCGGGGTTGGTGCTGAATGGGGATCACCCTGCGTTGTTGAGGGATAAGGTTAGCACGCCGGGGGGGTGCACcattggggggttgttggttctggaggaggggagggtgagggggacgGTTGCTAGGGCTGTGAGGGAGGCGACGGTGGTGGCTAGTCAGTTGGGGCAGGGGGTGCAGGGGGTTAATGGGACGCGGTTTCCTGGTAATAACTTCCAGTAG
- a CDS encoding hypothetical protein (EggNog:ENOG503NYTD; COG:S), translating to MDDSHKPPIAHQGPAAQQPPSSSNTTVPRQQPQNPQPERAAAGHGPKVNNTPNNTKWSKNNSQKIKNLSNYINNNNPTGTNHHHHHHHHHHHHSTKKMADPFEVRMRFTNQLRQLNASVTSAQKAAQFALKHHEMGEDLHSCILEQLEKNNMNTRANIMYFIEHFLDLAQKESHPEYVVLMQRDIIRVVDAVAPEDGTGIANVKVARKVLQALAAKSFLDGELLSQIEEVLRERYSAAQQDLALMSSPTTAVGDGDVGWGGGVPTPQTRVSTGGGGGGGKGKMKLDRKQVEQRIEEDRERHKRQREGIWAVSPENEAELSKLWEETSELGEDDERMCDEEWEEWEEAMGGGCGHWGERTNGDHHS from the exons ATGGACGACTCTCACAAGCCTCCAATTGCCCATCAAGGTCCAGcagctcaacaaccaccatcatcttcaaaTACAACTGTGCCAAGACAGCAACCACAAAACCCACAACCAGAACGCGCCGCCGCTGGTCATGGTCCAAAAGTCAATAACACCCCCAACAATACAAAATGGTCCAAAAACAATAgccaaaaaataaaaaacctTTCCAActacatcaacaacaacaacccaaccggcacaaaccatcatcatcatcatcatcatcatcaccaccatcactccACCAAAAAAATGGCCGACCCCTTCGAAGTGCGAATGCGCTTCACAAACCAGCTGAGGCAACTCAACGCCTCGGTTACGTCTGCCCAAAAGGCGGCCCAGTTCGCGCTTAAACACCatgagatgggggaggatttgCATTCTTGCATTTTGGAGCAGCTTGAAAAG AACAACATGAACACCCGCGCCAACATTATGTACTTTATCGAACACTTCCTCGACCTTGCCCAGAAGGAATCCCACCCTGAATACGTTGTTCTCATGCAGCGTGACATCATCCGCGTCGTTGACGCTGTCGCTCCCGAAGATGGGACCGGGATCGCAAACGTCAAAGTTGCGAGGAAGGTCCTGCAGGCGTTGGCGGCAAAGTCGTTTCTTGATGGGGAGCTGCTGAGTCAGAttgaggaggtgttgagggagaggtatTCTGCCGCGCAGCAGGATCTGGCGCTCATGTCGTCGCCTACTActgctgttggggatggtgatgtgggttggggtgggggggtgccTACGCCGCAGACTAGGGTTTctactggtggtggtggtggtggtgggaaagggaagaTGAAGTTGGATAGGAAGCAGGTTGAGCAGAGGAttgaggaggatagggagCGGCATAAGAGGCAAAGGGAGGGGATTTGGGCGGTTAGTCCGGAGAATGAGGCCGAGTTGAGCAAGTTGTGGGAGGAGACGAGCgagctgggggaggatgatgagaggatgtgtgatgaggagtgggaggagtgggaggaggcgatggggggtgggtgtgggCATTGGGGGGAGAGGACTAATGGGGATCATCACTCTTGA